A region of Methanocorpusculum labreanum Z DNA encodes the following proteins:
- a CDS encoding mechanosensitive ion channel family protein yields MADTLLTNVTTGVVTELPFKTFDLNLVLYIVFIIVFAYVLNRLLGFVLTHISERMGWHRTTVTMVIPLLKLIVSVTALYYIIIAVIEPSLTQLIAFSGLFGAAVGFGLKDVFADIIGGIVIIFEKPYQIGDKVSIGGTYGEVKNIGIRSTRLQTPDDEQVSIPNVTVFSQPVTSGNAGDLAMMIVIDLYIHPESDAEMAMKILKEALVTSKYVIISKKYTYTVLLEDFPFYMRVRAKGYVNDLRLEFEFKSEVTRRAWSEFRIAGIRPPSFVPAAGDPGRLPGEAAA; encoded by the coding sequence ATGGCTGATACGCTGCTTACAAATGTTACAACGGGTGTCGTCACCGAACTCCCGTTTAAGACCTTCGACCTGAATCTTGTTCTCTATATTGTATTCATCATCGTCTTCGCCTACGTCCTGAACCGGCTGCTCGGTTTTGTTCTGACCCATATCTCGGAACGGATGGGCTGGCACCGGACCACGGTGACCATGGTGATCCCGCTTCTGAAGCTTATCGTTTCGGTGACCGCCCTTTATTACATCATAATTGCCGTTATCGAGCCTTCGCTGACCCAATTGATCGCCTTTTCGGGTCTCTTCGGCGCTGCTGTCGGTTTTGGTTTGAAGGATGTTTTTGCCGATATCATCGGGGGGATCGTCATCATCTTTGAAAAACCCTACCAGATCGGCGACAAGGTATCCATCGGAGGTACGTATGGGGAGGTGAAAAACATCGGGATCCGTTCTACCCGTTTGCAGACCCCTGATGATGAACAGGTCTCGATCCCGAATGTTACGGTATTCAGTCAGCCGGTGACCAGCGGGAATGCGGGGGATCTTGCTATGATGATAGTCATCGATCTCTATATCCATCCGGAATCCGATGCAGAGATGGCTATGAAGATCCTTAAAGAAGCGTTGGTCACATCAAAATATGTGATCATCTCGAAAAAATATACTTATACCGTGCTTCTTGAGGATTTCCCGTTCTACATGCGTGTCCGGGCAAAGGGGTATGTCAATGATCTCCGGCTCGAGTTCGAGTTTAAATCGGAAGTTACCCGGCGGGCGTGGTCGGAGTTCAGAATAGCAGGGATCCGGCCGCCGTCGTTTGTTCCCGCTGCGGGTGATCCGGGTCGTCTGCCGGGTGAAGCTGCGGCATAA
- a CDS encoding DUF169 domain-containing protein, producing MKSIVAQKAGLRFEPVAILWSDTKPEGALQPKPNTLGCVMNFIAQALTKGKIVVFDRESCLCTGARAGLGFGNGYLTAFGGAGVDFMSAFFVKGVASSKNPEAYNAIVEHIPARERDKFTHGERIFPDVESAKRFMTEDLPITDIAEKYVIFTPLGKINQDEKPVSVVFLVDPVQLSGLSIFMGTLRDRPDPVFFPARMAACQQIGAAVYAEAKEKQPRAVLGYNDIAARENVGELIPRHMFTFAVPYTLFLEMEAGATDSVLDGPIWKDVAGKNKGD from the coding sequence ATGAAGAGCATCGTTGCACAAAAAGCCGGTCTCCGCTTTGAGCCGGTTGCCATTCTCTGGAGCGATACAAAACCCGAAGGGGCGCTCCAGCCAAAGCCGAATACTCTCGGCTGCGTAATGAACTTTATCGCACAGGCACTGACAAAAGGAAAGATCGTGGTCTTTGATCGGGAGTCCTGTCTCTGTACAGGAGCACGGGCCGGGCTGGGATTCGGGAACGGGTACCTCACTGCTTTTGGCGGAGCCGGTGTGGATTTCATGTCTGCCTTTTTTGTCAAGGGAGTTGCCAGCAGCAAGAATCCGGAAGCATACAATGCGATCGTAGAGCACATCCCGGCGCGTGAACGGGACAAGTTCACTCACGGGGAACGCATCTTCCCGGATGTTGAGAGCGCGAAACGGTTCATGACTGAAGATCTCCCGATCACGGATATTGCTGAAAAGTACGTGATTTTCACGCCCCTGGGGAAGATCAATCAGGATGAGAAGCCGGTTTCGGTCGTATTTCTTGTCGATCCTGTCCAGCTCTCCGGCCTATCGATTTTCATGGGAACGCTTCGCGACCGACCGGACCCGGTATTTTTCCCTGCCCGGATGGCAGCATGCCAGCAGATCGGGGCGGCGGTATACGCGGAAGCAAAAGAGAAGCAGCCCCGGGCCGTGCTCGGATATAACGATATCGCGGCACGGGAGAACGTCGGTGAATTGATTCCCCGGCACATGTTCACCTTCGCAGTGCCGTACACCCTGTTCCTTGAAATGGAAGCCGGGGCAACCGATAGTGTCTTGGATGGCCCGATATGGAAAGACGTGGCCGGGAAAAACAAAGGAGACTGA
- a CDS encoding LSM domain-containing protein has protein sequence MVSSIVLPIKKVNSLVDSKISVEIKDEGCKFEGRLVAMDEYLNLHLEETVEITANGRRNIGTVVIRGNNILTISPLN, from the coding sequence ATGGTATCCAGCATTGTCCTTCCGATAAAAAAAGTCAACTCACTCGTTGACTCAAAAATTTCCGTGGAAATAAAAGATGAGGGATGTAAATTCGAGGGACGGCTCGTCGCAATGGACGAGTATCTCAATCTTCACCTCGAAGAAACCGTTGAGATCACCGCAAACGGTCGAAGAAACATCGGCACCGTCGTCATCCGCGGAAACAACATCCTCACCATCTCTCCGCTGAACTAA
- a CDS encoding DUF364 domain-containing protein: protein MSKNSIIEGLLADLPEKPVPVRSVCIGAHWTAVCSTHCGLAATIIGEEVHDHTIVVRDAGHLHEKSAQELAGYALSKNPLEAGIGVAAINSLLEVNEQNAAEINAADLLMEKGAGKTVALVGHFPFIQKLRERVENLQVLEIHPGEDEYPKEAAAEIIPRADVVGITGSSLVNHTMDGLLDLCDPNALVIVLGPTTPLSPVMFEHGADIIAGSRVIDGKSVLAAVGQGASFKQITGVKLLAFTNPEKRI, encoded by the coding sequence ATGAGCAAAAACAGTATTATTGAAGGTCTGCTTGCAGATCTGCCGGAAAAACCAGTACCCGTCCGATCCGTCTGTATCGGAGCGCACTGGACAGCCGTCTGCAGTACACACTGCGGCCTTGCTGCAACGATTATCGGCGAGGAGGTCCACGACCACACAATCGTTGTCCGCGATGCGGGACATCTTCATGAGAAAAGTGCTCAGGAGCTGGCCGGATACGCTCTCTCGAAAAATCCCCTGGAAGCAGGAATCGGCGTTGCCGCCATCAACTCGCTTCTGGAAGTGAATGAACAAAATGCGGCGGAGATAAACGCGGCGGATCTGCTGATGGAAAAAGGCGCAGGAAAAACGGTAGCGCTTGTCGGGCATTTTCCGTTTATTCAAAAACTCCGGGAACGCGTCGAAAACCTTCAGGTCCTTGAGATACACCCCGGGGAAGATGAGTATCCTAAAGAGGCAGCTGCTGAGATCATTCCTCGTGCAGATGTCGTAGGGATCACCGGGAGTTCTCTGGTAAATCATACGATGGACGGCCTCCTGGACCTTTGTGATCCGAATGCTCTGGTCATTGTTCTGGGTCCGACGACGCCGCTTTCTCCGGTCATGTTTGAGCATGGGGCGGATATTATCGCAGGATCCCGTGTCATCGACGGGAAAAGTGTTCTCGCCGCTGTCGGACAGGGAGCGTCATTCAAACAGATCACCGGAGTGAAACTGCTGGCCTTTACAAACCCCGAAAAACGCATATAA
- a CDS encoding class I SAM-dependent methyltransferase, whose amino-acid sequence MNDANAEWNENYHLQEIKPRFKSSAQHFQEKENAENMVKRLIEHPSPHIQDQLQSLAFPPGSTVLDIGAGPGTLAVPLTKEGHIVTVVEPSKAMKDAMEQYKQYCGVKADIPRIEKLWENVDPAEIGTYDYVISSFALGVPDLKKALMKMNAVANKEVHIFWFLNPQSWSQIKKDLYTLLYQEDYPDWMSYANVVWQALYQENIYANLTVHARTDKDRYKNIDEVVSMYVRQFSVTDEIQRNIIENYLNEHLTMQNDGWYTLPNNGKYAHIWWKKE is encoded by the coding sequence ATGAACGATGCAAACGCAGAATGGAATGAAAATTATCACCTTCAGGAAATTAAACCACGATTCAAATCAAGCGCCCAGCATTTCCAAGAAAAAGAAAATGCCGAGAATATGGTCAAAAGGCTGATAGAGCACCCAAGCCCGCACATTCAGGACCAACTTCAATCTCTGGCATTCCCGCCGGGAAGTACCGTACTGGATATTGGTGCAGGACCCGGAACACTGGCCGTACCTCTCACAAAAGAGGGCCATATCGTAACCGTTGTAGAACCCTCCAAAGCCATGAAAGATGCAATGGAACAATACAAACAGTATTGCGGCGTCAAAGCAGACATTCCCCGGATTGAAAAACTCTGGGAAAACGTAGATCCCGCGGAAATTGGCACATACGATTACGTCATCTCCTCATTTGCTCTCGGGGTCCCCGACCTGAAAAAAGCACTGATGAAAATGAATGCCGTCGCAAACAAGGAGGTCCACATCTTCTGGTTCCTGAATCCACAATCATGGAGCCAAATCAAGAAAGATCTCTACACGTTATTGTATCAAGAAGACTATCCTGACTGGATGTCCTATGCAAACGTTGTATGGCAGGCCCTGTATCAGGAGAATATTTATGCCAATCTCACCGTCCATGCGAGAACAGACAAAGACAGATACAAAAACATTGATGAAGTTGTTTCCATGTATGTCAGGCAGTTTTCAGTAACAGATGAGATACAGAGAAATATCATAGAAAACTACCTCAACGAACATTTGACTATGCAAAATGACGGATGGTATACTCTGCCTAACAATGGAAAATACGCCCACATTTGGTGGAAAAAAGAATAG
- the tsaA gene encoding tRNA (N6-threonylcarbamoyladenosine(37)-N6)-methyltransferase TrmO, protein MKADTMDTTANKDEEEMGSTVCQADSFRYTPIGIVRSPFTDTAGMPIQPAGAKGVRGTIALRPDLKAGLADLKGFSHIILIYAFHRSKGYSLEVTPFLDTARHGVFATRAPKRPNAIGISIVRLIAVEENVLIIENVDLLDGTPLLDIKPYVPAFDAFSDAKAGWLDQTAGNAESARADERFR, encoded by the coding sequence ATGAAAGCAGATACTATGGATACAACCGCGAACAAAGATGAGGAGGAGATGGGTTCTACCGTATGCCAGGCGGATTCATTCAGATACACGCCGATAGGGATCGTTCGGTCACCCTTTACCGATACAGCAGGGATGCCGATCCAGCCGGCCGGAGCAAAAGGCGTGCGCGGGACCATCGCTCTGCGTCCTGATCTGAAAGCCGGCCTTGCCGATCTGAAAGGATTCTCCCACATAATCCTCATCTATGCATTTCACAGATCGAAAGGATACTCCCTCGAAGTCACGCCGTTTCTGGACACAGCCCGGCACGGTGTTTTTGCGACACGCGCGCCGAAACGCCCGAATGCGATCGGAATCTCGATCGTCAGACTGATCGCGGTCGAGGAAAACGTCCTGATAATAGAGAATGTCGATCTTCTTGACGGAACACCTCTGCTGGATATAAAACCCTATGTGCCGGCATTCGATGCGTTTTCCGATGCAAAAGCAGGATGGCTCGATCAGACCGCCGGTAACGCAGAGTCGGCCAGGGCTGATGAACGATTCAGATAA
- a CDS encoding MarR family winged helix-turn-helix transcriptional regulator has protein sequence MVKDDSETTTQWIQEIEMPAALISYIYRSTQRYFARELAEYHLGWGHFAVLMAVYEMDGPSQDSIALSRGFDKTMVAKTVIRLEEEGLITRITDPNDRRSKKLHLTDKGKRILPNLLQIGLELNTSMFADFDETASSQSLKTLRKIALNVSKL, from the coding sequence ATGGTAAAGGACGATAGTGAAACAACCACACAATGGATACAGGAAATCGAAATGCCTGCTGCCCTGATTTCCTATATTTACCGCAGCACTCAACGATATTTTGCACGAGAACTTGCCGAATATCATCTCGGATGGGGGCATTTTGCAGTCCTTATGGCAGTTTATGAAATGGACGGGCCGAGTCAGGATAGCATCGCATTGTCCCGGGGATTCGACAAGACAATGGTGGCAAAAACCGTGATCCGCCTTGAAGAAGAAGGTTTGATTACACGTATTACGGATCCGAATGATCGGCGAAGTAAGAAATTACACCTTACCGATAAAGGAAAACGCATTCTTCCCAACCTCTTGCAAATTGGCCTTGAGCTGAATACGTCAATGTTTGCGGACTTCGATGAAACTGCGTCATCTCAATCTCTCAAGACGCTTAGAAAGATCGCGCTGAATGTGTCTAAATTGTAG
- a CDS encoding serine hydrolase domain-containing protein: MADSDLGPIPDARSNPAVSADVEAFFDASIPAELAKYNIPGATVAAVYDGKLIFSKGYGYADIANRTPVDAGSTLFHIGSVTKLFTWTCVMQLVDEGKIDLDADINTYLADFSLPDTYPGQPVTMRNLMTHTAGFEDAIRRATVEDVDDLFSFRIYCRDYIPARVYPPGTVTSYSNYGTTLAAVIVEDVSGMPFEQYLQEHILTPLDLKNTHLSYLLPPESAGSLSSGYNYIGGTNAAITDTIFVIGPAGSISSTAEDMAVFLAAHMQNGKVNGAEILSEPAAALMHARAFTNDPRVSGICLGFYENYLNGERIILHGGDTNTFHSLFVIIPDKKTGFFVSYNAPGGTSARNDLLLEYVGRFFPLTETETVTQEIEHSGSFEKYTGVYQSNRHNYRTFEFFLQPPQQMTVEAGENNACLVLNIDGDSTEYIEVSPGVFQEKSGGPSVYGNMVFRENENGDVTFLCSENTPVLAYERVPWYSVNTFTSGLLSALNGSTT, encoded by the coding sequence TTGGCTGATTCTGATCTCGGCCCGATACCTGACGCTCGTTCAAATCCCGCAGTAAGTGCTGATGTCGAGGCATTTTTTGACGCATCGATCCCGGCAGAACTCGCAAAATACAATATACCCGGCGCGACGGTCGCAGCAGTATATGATGGAAAACTGATCTTTTCCAAAGGATACGGGTATGCTGATATCGCCAACAGAACACCGGTCGATGCTGGATCGACACTCTTCCATATTGGTTCGGTCACGAAACTTTTCACCTGGACATGTGTTATGCAGCTGGTGGACGAGGGAAAAATAGACCTGGATGCAGACATCAACACCTACCTTGCCGATTTTTCTCTTCCGGACACCTACCCCGGCCAGCCGGTCACTATGCGAAACCTGATGACGCACACTGCCGGATTTGAAGACGCAATCCGGAGGGCTACAGTTGAAGACGTAGATGATCTTTTCTCATTCAGGATCTACTGCCGGGATTATATACCTGCACGGGTCTATCCTCCGGGAACCGTGACCTCCTACTCAAATTACGGCACAACGCTTGCAGCCGTCATTGTTGAGGATGTAAGCGGCATGCCGTTTGAACAGTATCTCCAGGAACATATCTTAACCCCGCTTGATCTCAAAAATACCCATCTATCCTATCTCCTCCCGCCAGAATCCGCCGGCAGCCTCTCCTCCGGATATAATTATATCGGCGGGACAAATGCAGCGATCACCGACACGATTTTTGTCATCGGACCTGCCGGATCCATCAGCTCCACAGCAGAGGATATGGCAGTTTTCCTTGCCGCACATATGCAGAACGGAAAAGTGAACGGCGCAGAAATTCTTTCTGAACCGGCCGCCGCACTCATGCATGCAAGAGCATTTACAAATGACCCGCGGGTCAGCGGCATCTGCCTTGGATTTTATGAAAACTATCTCAATGGCGAGCGGATCATCCTCCACGGCGGAGATACCAATACCTTCCATTCGCTTTTCGTTATCATTCCTGACAAAAAAACCGGGTTTTTTGTCTCATACAATGCTCCCGGAGGGACAAGTGCACGAAATGATCTGCTTCTCGAGTATGTCGGCCGATTCTTCCCCCTAACGGAGACGGAGACGGTGACGCAGGAAATAGAACATTCCGGATCATTTGAGAAGTATACAGGAGTTTATCAGTCAAACCGCCATAATTACCGGACGTTTGAATTTTTCCTTCAACCTCCGCAGCAAATGACGGTTGAAGCGGGAGAAAATAATGCCTGCCTTGTGTTAAATATTGATGGCGACTCTACAGAATACATCGAGGTTTCACCCGGCGTCTTTCAAGAGAAAAGCGGCGGCCCGTCAGTGTATGGAAATATGGTCTTTCGGGAGAATGAGAACGGTGATGTGACGTTCCTCTGTTCCGAAAATACGCCGGTGCTCGCATATGAACGGGTCCCATGGTATTCTGTCAATACGTTTACGTCCGGGCTCCTCTCTGCTTTGAATGGTTCAACAACATGA
- a CDS encoding helix-turn-helix transcriptional regulator, whose amino-acid sequence MSREAELNEADEKTFAYLKEHPKGVLQSDLWKAIEVDSRTCSRILKKLEDAGLIAREETKKDGTRTYLITVVHTSQAVDPSLLMAGEYIVPCVACDEECTVEHCKMLEDWIYELVFDELE is encoded by the coding sequence ATGTCCAGAGAAGCTGAACTAAACGAAGCGGACGAAAAAACATTTGCCTATCTCAAGGAGCATCCGAAAGGAGTTCTGCAGAGCGACCTCTGGAAAGCAATCGAGGTGGACAGCCGCACCTGTTCGCGCATCCTCAAAAAACTGGAGGATGCAGGCCTCATCGCCCGGGAGGAGACGAAAAAAGACGGAACACGCACCTATCTTATCACCGTCGTCCATACATCCCAGGCAGTCGATCCAAGCCTTTTGATGGCCGGCGAGTACATCGTTCCATGCGTAGCATGCGATGAAGAGTGTACCGTCGAACACTGTAAGATGCTCGAAGACTGGATCTATGAGCTGGTCTTCGACGAACTCGAATAA
- a CDS encoding nitroreductase family protein, whose product MMNDLMTIIRQRYSEREPFDSNRQVPTADVEKILEGARWAPTSHNMQNFEIVVVDDERLLNRLGNLNTIPSPEFIRENFEQLSMTEKELAQKKVGILGTQFPPAWQDKAQLESAIKERMPLNLGRLINGAPTILILLYDTRKRAPASPGDLLGAVSLGAVMENMWLVAQSLDIGFQILSMFGSPVQKEVKKIMGIPDHMAVLFAIRLGYPFTRSEALRVRRETDSFAHRNEYGTMDK is encoded by the coding sequence ATGATGAATGATCTGATGACGATTATACGGCAAAGATATTCTGAACGGGAACCATTCGATTCCAACCGACAGGTACCGACAGCAGATGTGGAAAAGATTCTCGAAGGGGCACGCTGGGCGCCGACATCCCACAATATGCAGAATTTTGAGATTGTTGTCGTCGATGACGAAAGATTACTGAATCGGCTCGGCAATCTGAACACTATCCCCTCTCCGGAGTTCATCCGGGAAAACTTTGAGCAGCTTTCGATGACAGAGAAGGAGCTGGCACAGAAAAAAGTCGGAATACTGGGAACACAGTTCCCTCCCGCCTGGCAGGACAAGGCCCAGCTTGAATCGGCAATAAAGGAACGGATGCCCTTGAACCTGGGGCGGCTGATAAACGGTGCCCCGACGATCCTTATCCTCTTGTACGATACCCGGAAACGTGCACCGGCCTCGCCAGGCGACCTGCTCGGGGCTGTCAGCCTCGGGGCCGTTATGGAGAATATGTGGCTCGTGGCTCAGTCTCTGGACATCGGTTTCCAGATACTGAGTATGTTCGGCTCGCCGGTGCAAAAGGAAGTAAAAAAGATCATGGGAATTCCCGATCACATGGCCGTCCTGTTTGCGATCAGGCTTGGATACCCCTTCACGCGATCGGAAGCCCTTCGGGTCCGGCGGGAAACAGACTCGTTTGCTCATCGCAATGAGTATGGGACCATGGATAAATGA
- a CDS encoding 4Fe-4S dicluster domain-containing protein, with product MNLSGKPEEAKFMYAAWLSGIMSNGEPAFASQCIQCEECLEKCPQHLEIPTLLECVVKELEEPDLKERLDMIKSMFRQT from the coding sequence ATGAACCTGTCAGGCAAACCAGAAGAGGCAAAGTTTATGTACGCTGCCTGGCTGAGCGGCATTATGTCGAATGGGGAACCCGCGTTCGCTTCCCAGTGTATTCAATGCGAAGAATGTCTTGAGAAATGTCCCCAGCACCTTGAGATACCAACGCTTCTCGAATGCGTTGTAAAAGAACTTGAGGAACCGGACCTGAAAGAGAGACTTGACATGATAAAATCGATGTTCAGGCAGACGTAA
- a CDS encoding ABC transporter substrate-binding protein codes for MKKIEILLALLCITAFCFSAGCIDSGNGQSDNGTITITDALGRTVTIPDNPEKIAVSGSGALRYFVYLDVDLDRVAIVDYGDCNATTTVGDSRPYRIAHPEMLEIPSLGPACSKVDAESLMASGAEVLFLSTFTATLENANEIQEKTGIPVVMFYTGDYVTDADKIQDTFRMIGTIFHKQERTEALINYFDAIEKDLQSRIPNIPDDEKPTVYIAGVSYRGGHGIDGTNPYYYPFAVLEANNVAGNVNGSESIGYVQVAKEQILDWNPDIIFVDLSTLNAANGGAINELKNDPSYKELTAVKTGQVYSVNPHTFYVVNYETTLANAYYIGTILYPETFSDIDPAAKADEIYTFVDGAPVYEKLKANREGLSYQKLEI; via the coding sequence ATGAAAAAAATAGAGATACTGCTCGCATTACTATGCATAACCGCATTCTGTTTTAGTGCAGGCTGTATTGATTCCGGAAACGGACAATCGGATAACGGAACGATCACCATCACCGATGCACTGGGACGGACAGTCACGATTCCAGACAATCCGGAAAAAATCGCTGTCAGCGGATCAGGAGCACTCAGATATTTTGTTTATCTCGATGTTGATCTGGACCGCGTAGCAATAGTCGATTATGGAGACTGCAATGCAACTACGACCGTTGGAGACTCAAGACCCTACAGAATTGCCCACCCCGAAATGTTGGAGATTCCGTCACTAGGCCCTGCGTGCAGCAAAGTAGATGCTGAAAGCCTGATGGCATCGGGAGCTGAAGTACTCTTCCTCTCAACATTCACGGCAACGTTGGAAAATGCCAATGAAATCCAGGAGAAAACCGGCATTCCAGTGGTTATGTTCTACACCGGAGACTATGTAACCGACGCAGATAAAATTCAGGACACCTTCCGCATGATCGGAACAATCTTCCATAAACAGGAAAGAACAGAAGCCCTGATAAACTACTTCGATGCCATCGAAAAAGATCTTCAGTCACGTATACCCAACATACCGGATGATGAAAAACCGACTGTTTACATCGCCGGCGTTTCCTATAGAGGAGGACACGGAATAGATGGAACAAATCCGTACTACTACCCCTTTGCAGTACTTGAAGCCAACAATGTTGCCGGAAATGTCAATGGATCTGAAAGCATCGGATATGTCCAGGTAGCAAAAGAACAGATCCTAGACTGGAATCCGGACATTATCTTTGTCGACCTTTCAACACTCAACGCTGCCAACGGCGGAGCAATCAATGAACTGAAAAATGACCCATCATATAAAGAACTGACTGCCGTAAAGACAGGTCAGGTGTATTCGGTCAATCCGCACACATTCTATGTGGTGAATTATGAAACCACCCTCGCAAATGCATATTATATCGGAACGATCCTTTATCCCGAAACATTTTCAGACATTGATCCTGCAGCAAAAGCTGATGAAATATACACATTTGTCGATGGAGCACCAGTCTATGAAAAACTAAAGGCAAATCGCGAAGGACTCTCCTATCAAAAATTGGAGATCTGA
- a CDS encoding NifB/NifX family molybdenum-iron cluster-binding protein, with amino-acid sequence MKVCITAQGALLESKVENRFGRAPYFIIADTETGSFEAVVNPFADGSGGVGPKAANLIIEHQAGALISGLLGGNAKAVLDMAGVEQFVYQAGGTVSDALDAFKKNTLDRVK; translated from the coding sequence ATGAAAGTATGTATTACAGCACAGGGTGCACTACTCGAGTCCAAAGTCGAAAACAGGTTTGGCCGGGCTCCGTATTTCATTATCGCAGACACTGAAACAGGATCGTTTGAAGCAGTTGTAAATCCGTTTGCCGACGGATCCGGCGGTGTGGGTCCAAAAGCCGCCAACTTGATCATAGAACATCAGGCCGGAGCTCTCATCAGTGGTCTTTTAGGGGGAAATGCAAAGGCCGTTTTAGATATGGCTGGTGTAGAACAGTTTGTCTATCAAGCTGGCGGAACGGTAAGCGATGCTCTGGACGCGTTCAAAAAGAACACGCTTGATCGGGTGAAATAA
- a CDS encoding radical SAM protein encodes MTENHIFGPVMSRRLGRSLGIDLLPFKTCSYDCVYCECGATTHITTKRAEFFPTEEVISQLDAVLRERPTLDYITFAGSGEPTLSLSIGKIIRHLKTTYPQYKVAVLTNGSLLGNKEVIADLSSADLVIPTLTSTSQETFEKIHRPDTCLLIKTIISDILEFRKEFHGEIWLEIFLIPDLNTSLEELASLRDVIDKIQPARIQLNTLDRPAAEDWVTAPDPDELENFRKYFAELKIPVDVAGVCCEQPDVCRAGESTHEHILKTLRIRPSTVEDLASMTGLHHHEVAKYLSGLLEEGTVHIQRGKRGVFYSAGPDMTRK; translated from the coding sequence ATGACAGAAAACCATATCTTCGGGCCGGTCATGTCCCGCAGACTCGGAAGGTCACTTGGGATCGATCTTCTGCCCTTCAAGACCTGTTCATATGACTGTGTCTACTGTGAATGCGGAGCGACCACCCATATCACGACAAAAAGGGCCGAGTTTTTTCCAACTGAAGAGGTGATCTCCCAGCTGGATGCAGTCCTCAGAGAAAGACCTACTTTGGATTACATAACATTTGCCGGATCCGGTGAACCGACCCTTTCCCTGTCGATCGGAAAAATCATCAGACATCTGAAAACAACCTATCCGCAGTATAAGGTCGCCGTCCTCACGAACGGGAGCCTGCTGGGTAATAAGGAGGTCATTGCGGATTTGTCCAGTGCGGATCTGGTTATCCCTACCCTGACCAGCACATCGCAGGAAACGTTTGAAAAAATCCATCGCCCAGATACCTGCCTCTTAATAAAAACGATCATCAGTGACATACTGGAGTTTCGAAAGGAATTCCATGGTGAGATCTGGCTGGAGATCTTCCTCATACCGGATCTGAACACCAGCTTAGAAGAACTGGCATCACTTCGAGACGTTATAGATAAAATCCAACCTGCACGCATCCAGCTGAACACGCTTGACCGGCCGGCAGCAGAGGACTGGGTCACGGCCCCGGATCCGGACGAGCTGGAAAATTTCAGGAAATACTTTGCCGAACTCAAGATCCCTGTAGATGTGGCCGGAGTCTGCTGTGAGCAGCCCGATGTCTGCAGAGCCGGAGAAAGCACGCATGAACATATCCTGAAAACCCTCCGCATCCGGCCTTCGACGGTTGAAGATCTGGCATCCATGACCGGCTTACATCATCATGAGGTGGCAAAGTACCTCTCCGGCCTTCTTGAAGAGGGAACGGTCCATATCCAGAGGGGAAAAAGAGGCGTGTTCTACTCTGCAGGCCCGGATATGACCCGGAAATAA